A window of Chitinophaga sp. MM2321 contains these coding sequences:
- a CDS encoding chloride channel protein, with protein MKNIFYQFNKNGLSVTPAIVPMPENSITLPIRNDSQRIMYLSLLAFFFGAGVVILAKSVSWLINVFTQFFFLEGTGDPAAHHLGGWVILVPLAGGLLAILLTGRNIPLFKTLAMAIGIGTGAPLGVEGVVMHGGGALVATGSRFLRITAAEGHILLVAAIGSGMSWYLGAPVAAIFLALEVLLLEWSFLAILPVVMGAATGGLFHYYLLEGKPFFSMGAGPANNGMAIVAYTVAGLFIGLLSVLIVKLSRRWTRWFDKLSLRSRWWLLLGAALVGVAGYCAPETLGTGAHFGNDLLQAHVTIQLLFILGIIKLLPWLFYTAANKSGTAIMPLLIMGGATGLLLALIIQLIFPAVIINPAMAALIGMGALFAGVSRALLTAVILIVEMTHETAAVLPLVCTCMVSYGISFFLIKTKRKAVEDLALC; from the coding sequence ATGAAAAACATTTTTTATCAGTTCAATAAAAACGGCCTGTCTGTTACCCCTGCCATTGTACCAATGCCGGAGAATTCAATAACCCTCCCTATTAGAAACGATTCTCAACGCATAATGTACCTATCCCTACTGGCATTTTTTTTTGGTGCGGGAGTTGTAATCCTGGCAAAGTCCGTGTCATGGCTGATTAACGTATTTACACAATTTTTCTTCCTGGAGGGCACCGGAGATCCGGCAGCTCATCATTTAGGGGGGTGGGTGATCCTGGTGCCATTGGCCGGCGGGTTACTGGCTATCCTCCTGACCGGGCGCAACATTCCCTTGTTCAAAACGCTGGCGATGGCCATAGGCATCGGTACGGGTGCCCCGCTTGGTGTTGAAGGAGTGGTGATGCATGGTGGTGGGGCTTTGGTGGCTACAGGCAGCAGGTTTTTGCGTATTACAGCGGCGGAAGGTCATATACTGCTGGTCGCCGCCATAGGCAGTGGGATGTCATGGTACCTGGGCGCCCCTGTGGCGGCCATTTTCCTGGCACTGGAAGTACTCCTGCTGGAATGGTCTTTCCTGGCCATTTTACCGGTAGTAATGGGGGCAGCTACGGGCGGCCTCTTTCACTATTACCTGTTGGAAGGCAAACCGTTCTTCTCTATGGGTGCGGGACCAGCCAACAATGGTATGGCCATCGTGGCATATACGGTGGCTGGTCTGTTCATTGGTTTATTATCGGTGCTGATCGTAAAACTATCCCGTAGATGGACCCGGTGGTTTGATAAGCTATCGCTGCGCAGCCGCTGGTGGCTGCTTCTGGGAGCGGCACTGGTGGGAGTGGCGGGTTATTGCGCACCGGAAACATTAGGTACGGGCGCACACTTCGGGAATGATCTGCTGCAGGCCCATGTTACGATACAGTTGTTGTTTATACTGGGCATCATAAAACTGCTTCCCTGGCTGTTTTATACGGCGGCTAATAAGAGCGGTACCGCTATTATGCCGTTGCTGATCATGGGCGGGGCTACCGGTTTGTTGCTGGCCCTCATTATCCAGTTGATCTTCCCGGCGGTGATTATCAACCCTGCCATGGCGGCGCTGATAGGTATGGGCGCCCTCTTTGCAGGCGTGTCCAGGGCTTTATTGACCGCTGTTATACTGATCGTGGAAATGACGCACGAAACAGCAGCTGTATTGCCGCTGGTTTGTACTTGCATGGTCTCTTATGGTATTTCTTTCTTCCTGATAAAAACAAAACGCAAGGCCGTTGAAGACCTTGCGCTTTGTTGA
- a CDS encoding multidrug efflux SMR transporter: MAWLLLLIGGLFEIGFTISLKYSENFSKLWPSVSFFVCISLSFFFLNKAINSGLPIGTSYAVWTGIGAAGTAIAGMIFFKEPAAMWRVFFLIMLIGSIVGLKFVSGGE; this comes from the coding sequence ATGGCTTGGTTACTCCTGCTTATTGGCGGATTATTTGAAATAGGCTTTACTATTTCACTCAAATATTCTGAGAACTTTTCAAAGTTATGGCCTTCAGTGAGCTTCTTTGTATGTATTTCACTCAGCTTTTTCTTTCTGAACAAAGCCATTAACAGCGGCTTGCCCATAGGTACCTCCTATGCTGTATGGACGGGCATTGGTGCGGCAGGAACAGCCATTGCAGGTATGATCTTTTTTAAAGAACCGGCAGCTATGTGGCGGGTCTTTTTCCTGATCATGCTGATAGGGTCTATAGTAGGACTGAAATTTGTTTCGGGCGGAGAGTAA
- the meaB gene encoding methylmalonyl Co-A mutase-associated GTPase MeaB, giving the protein MYQQYINGLIHGDIKALARCISLVENEAAGYTTLLEQLPVNNHTKVVGITGPPGAGKSTLVNALITHLLDQQKRIAIIAIDPSSPFNFGALLGDRIRMSQHFNNPLVFIRSMASRGALGGLSPKIIEVSDLIKAAGFDYLFIETVGVGQSEVEIAGIADTTVVVVVPEAGDEIQTMKAGLMEIADIFVVNKSDRDSADAFVKNLRLLAHSKHHDDWEIPVIKSVATQQEGINEISAAITRHHQGVLHHQQRHTLLLAEKAYQLLQYRRMKDVSKKQLQLEIQALLQSETFNLYRYVATKN; this is encoded by the coding sequence ATGTACCAGCAATATATAAATGGGCTCATTCATGGTGATATAAAAGCCCTGGCCCGTTGTATTTCACTGGTAGAAAATGAAGCTGCCGGTTATACAACGCTGCTGGAACAATTGCCAGTAAACAATCACACCAAAGTGGTTGGTATTACCGGTCCACCGGGAGCAGGTAAAAGCACCCTTGTCAACGCCCTCATCACACATTTGCTGGACCAGCAAAAACGTATAGCCATCATTGCTATAGATCCTTCATCCCCTTTTAATTTCGGTGCGTTGCTGGGCGACAGAATCCGGATGAGTCAACATTTCAACAATCCATTGGTATTTATCCGGTCTATGGCCAGCCGGGGAGCACTGGGCGGCCTGAGTCCAAAAATCATTGAAGTAAGTGATCTTATCAAAGCAGCTGGTTTCGATTATCTTTTTATTGAAACAGTAGGCGTAGGGCAAAGCGAAGTAGAGATTGCCGGTATTGCAGATACCACCGTGGTGGTAGTTGTACCCGAAGCCGGTGATGAAATACAAACCATGAAAGCAGGACTGATGGAGATTGCAGACATTTTTGTGGTGAATAAATCAGACAGGGATAGTGCAGATGCATTTGTAAAAAACCTGCGGCTGCTGGCGCACAGCAAGCATCATGACGACTGGGAGATCCCTGTAATAAAATCAGTGGCGACCCAACAGGAAGGCATCAACGAAATCAGTGCAGCCATCACCCGGCACCACCAGGGCGTATTGCATCATCAGCAGCGACATACCTTGCTGTTGGCCGAAAAAGCGTATCAGCTCCTGCAATACCGGCGCATGAAAGATGTCAGCAAAAAACAACTGCAACTGGAAATACAGGCACTGCTGCAATCTGAAACGTTCAACCTTTACCGTTATGTTGCCACCAAAAATTAA
- a CDS encoding glycosyltransferase family 2 protein produces MLTTTSTISLLISTYNWPAALSLCLNSIRSQTVLPTEVIVADDGSREDTRELINLIKKDFPVPLIHVWQEDKGFRLAQIRNKGIAQSTSDYIIQIDGDLILDKHFIEDHMALAEEGYFITGSRALLSAHITDKLLQGHKIAVNYRSAPFSHIFNALRSASLSEYLSTRYKVNGKYKYYVKGCNMSFWKKDLITVNGYDENFTGWGMEDNDIAVRLLNAGIRKKFIKMGGVAFHLYHHENSRGKHQENSVLVKAAVSSKKIKADKGILEYLIN; encoded by the coding sequence ATGCTAACGACCACATCTACAATATCATTGTTGATTTCTACTTATAATTGGCCGGCAGCCTTATCCTTATGTCTTAATAGTATAAGATCACAAACAGTATTACCCACAGAGGTGATCGTTGCAGATGATGGCTCCAGGGAAGATACCAGGGAGTTAATCAACCTTATAAAAAAAGATTTCCCGGTACCCCTTATTCATGTCTGGCAGGAAGATAAAGGATTCAGACTGGCCCAGATCCGGAATAAAGGGATCGCACAATCCACCTCAGATTATATCATACAAATTGACGGGGATCTTATCCTCGATAAACATTTTATTGAAGATCATATGGCGCTTGCCGAAGAAGGCTACTTCATTACCGGCAGCCGCGCTTTATTATCTGCCCACATCACCGATAAACTTTTACAGGGGCATAAAATAGCGGTGAACTATCGTTCCGCTCCATTCAGTCACATTTTCAACGCATTACGTTCCGCCTCACTGAGCGAATACTTGTCTACCCGCTATAAAGTAAACGGCAAGTACAAGTACTATGTAAAAGGTTGTAATATGTCTTTCTGGAAAAAAGATCTTATTACCGTAAATGGTTATGATGAAAACTTTACCGGCTGGGGCATGGAAGATAATGATATCGCTGTGAGACTACTCAATGCAGGCATCCGGAAAAAATTTATCAAAATGGGAGGCGTTGCTTTTCATTTATATCATCATGAAAACTCCAGGGGCAAGCACCAGGAAAACAGTGTCCTGGTAAAAGCAGCCGTGAGCAGCAAGAAAATAAAAGCAGATAAAGGCATCCTGGAATACCTGATTAACTAA
- a CDS encoding LON peptidase substrate-binding domain-containing protein encodes MTNFISIFPLGVVVYPGEQLNLHVFEPRYKQLAGECIAEKKPFGIPAVIDKKIMEYGTLVEIEQVDKLYDNGEMDIITRGTTVFRTLEHIHTIPDKLYAGAIVNYPENKEGGNSRLLEEVLHGIRELHAILQVHKTFKKDDDQLTSYDIGHHAGLSIHEEYELLHLFYEVQRLEYLKRHLHKVIPMMAEMEKLKERVKLNGHFRNLSADNL; translated from the coding sequence ATGACGAATTTTATCTCCATATTTCCCCTTGGCGTAGTGGTATATCCGGGTGAACAATTGAATCTTCATGTGTTCGAGCCCCGGTATAAGCAACTGGCCGGAGAATGTATCGCTGAAAAGAAGCCTTTTGGTATTCCGGCTGTAATTGACAAAAAAATAATGGAATATGGTACACTTGTAGAGATAGAACAGGTAGATAAATTGTATGATAATGGGGAAATGGACATTATAACCCGTGGTACTACTGTGTTTCGTACCCTGGAGCATATTCACACAATTCCCGATAAATTATATGCCGGCGCCATTGTAAATTATCCTGAAAATAAGGAGGGCGGAAATAGCCGGTTGCTGGAGGAGGTACTGCATGGTATCCGGGAGCTGCACGCCATTTTACAGGTACATAAAACGTTTAAGAAAGATGACGACCAGCTTACTTCTTATGACATCGGACACCATGCAGGATTATCTATTCATGAAGAATATGAGTTGCTGCACCTGTTTTATGAAGTACAGCGACTGGAGTACCTGAAACGCCACCTGCACAAGGTTATTCCCATGATGGCGGAAATGGAAAAGCTCAAAGAGCGCGTAAAGCTGAATGGGCATTTCAGGAATTTATCTGCTGATAATTTATAA
- the lptC gene encoding LPS export ABC transporter periplasmic protein LptC yields MIRRTLFYILIAAAFVGCENDIAAVMEFDSKKAAVENGTGITTIFSQGGKVNAKLTAPAMERSLDKPSYVMFKQGLKVFMYNDTLGLESTLSADTGRYLEDEGYVYLKKNVVVINKKGEKLNTEELNWDPKKKIFYSTKEVFIKTPTDSLHGWGLEANEDFSEKKIISVSGPITVQDSLSTQ; encoded by the coding sequence ATGATAAGAAGAACACTTTTTTACATACTGATAGCTGCTGCCTTTGTTGGTTGTGAGAATGATATAGCGGCGGTCATGGAGTTTGACTCTAAAAAAGCCGCCGTTGAAAATGGTACGGGTATTACCACCATTTTCAGCCAGGGAGGAAAAGTAAATGCGAAGCTCACCGCCCCGGCTATGGAGCGTAGCCTCGACAAGCCTTCTTACGTGATGTTCAAGCAGGGATTGAAAGTATTCATGTATAATGATACACTGGGGCTGGAAAGTACCTTATCTGCCGATACAGGCAGGTACCTGGAAGATGAAGGTTATGTATACCTGAAGAAAAATGTGGTGGTCATCAACAAAAAAGGAGAAAAACTCAATACAGAAGAGTTGAACTGGGATCCTAAGAAGAAGATCTTCTATTCTACCAAAGAAGTGTTTATAAAAACGCCTACGGACTCCCTGCATGGCTGGGGCCTGGAAGCCAATGAAGACTTCAGCGAAAAGAAGATCATCAGCGTAAGCGGTCCTATTACCGTACAGGACAGCCTTTCTACACAGTAA
- a CDS encoding tRNA-binding protein, which yields METINWPDFEKVEMRAGTIVEVNDFPKARNPSFQLVIDFGPELGLKKSSAQITQLYEKEALIGRQIIAVVNFPPKQIANFMSECLVLGVVGENKEVVLLKPDRIVKDGQRIA from the coding sequence ATGGAAACAATTAACTGGCCGGATTTTGAAAAAGTAGAAATGAGAGCAGGCACTATTGTAGAAGTAAATGACTTTCCAAAAGCACGCAATCCCTCTTTTCAGCTGGTAATAGATTTTGGCCCCGAACTGGGCCTGAAAAAATCATCTGCGCAGATCACGCAGCTTTATGAAAAAGAGGCATTGATAGGCAGGCAGATTATTGCAGTTGTTAACTTCCCCCCGAAGCAGATTGCTAATTTTATGTCAGAGTGCCTGGTACTGGGTGTTGTAGGGGAAAATAAGGAAGTTGTATTGCTGAAACCAGACCGAATTGTGAAGGATGGACAACGTATAGCGTAA
- a CDS encoding S9 family peptidase: MRSVQWLRPICVTAAALLLTVPQLWAQEKQDLTFEQVFRGQPTHISKPLPLIKEWTDADHYLEMRPDPVSDRMQAWKINARTGKAVIYTAPVDGPSVSILEKDVFYKDADGNSIRLTNDTAIEKNPTLSPDGKYVAFTRNNDLYSVEIASKKEIRYTTDGTDVIYNGWASWVYYEEILGRPTHYRAFWWSPDSRQIAYMHFDDTKVPVFPIYSEKGQHGYLENTRYPKAGDPNPAVKVGVVPVAGGATVWADFNENDDQYFGMPFWTSDSKQLWMQWMNRGQDNLKIYSINPQSGVKKEIYDEHQKTWIDWFDAVPFLQNGRGFLLQSDRTGWSHLYLHHMDGSLKKQLTSGNWTVKEVLQTDEKNQVIYFTARKEASTRFDLYKVSMKTGAITRLTFGPYNHVINMAPGGKYFITTYSNLQTPAKMALLDHNGKVVRELGDSKGSRFEQYNLAKTALKTYKTRDGLELPMTIIMPLHMQPGKKYPILISIYGGPNAGTVYDTWKQSLVQQWWAQEGVIQVAIDNRSSGHLGKTGMNYIHRQMGKYEIEDYMDAARWLRSQPWADSSKICMTGGSFGGYMTCMALTYGAEVFTHGMANFAVTDWKLYDSHYTERYMDTPAENPEGYRSTAVMTYADKYKGLIRIVHGTMDDNVHMQHCIQLVDKLENLNKHFELMLYPGERHGWGGLKSAHSAGETYRFIYNNLLDKAYPAEFLK, from the coding sequence ATGAGAAGTGTACAATGGTTAAGACCAATCTGCGTAACGGCCGCGGCGCTGCTGCTGACGGTGCCGCAACTATGGGCACAAGAAAAACAGGATCTTACATTTGAACAGGTTTTCCGTGGACAGCCCACCCATATCAGTAAACCGTTGCCGCTGATCAAGGAATGGACCGATGCGGATCATTACCTGGAAATGCGTCCCGATCCGGTTTCCGACCGCATGCAAGCCTGGAAAATCAATGCCCGCACCGGTAAGGCTGTTATTTATACCGCACCGGTAGACGGGCCCAGTGTAAGTATTCTTGAAAAAGATGTATTCTATAAAGATGCCGATGGCAACAGCATCCGCCTGACGAACGATACCGCTATCGAAAAAAATCCGACGCTGTCGCCCGATGGCAAATATGTAGCCTTTACCCGAAACAACGACCTCTACAGTGTTGAAATCGCTTCCAAAAAAGAGATCCGCTACACGACCGACGGTACCGATGTGATATACAACGGTTGGGCTTCCTGGGTGTATTATGAAGAAATCCTGGGCCGTCCTACGCATTACCGCGCTTTCTGGTGGAGTCCGGACAGCCGTCAGATCGCCTACATGCATTTTGATGATACCAAAGTGCCTGTATTTCCGATCTACAGCGAAAAAGGCCAGCATGGCTATCTGGAAAATACCCGCTATCCCAAAGCCGGCGATCCTAACCCGGCTGTAAAAGTGGGTGTAGTACCGGTTGCAGGTGGCGCCACTGTGTGGGCCGATTTCAATGAAAACGATGACCAGTATTTCGGTATGCCTTTCTGGACCAGCGATAGCAAGCAACTGTGGATGCAATGGATGAACCGCGGACAGGATAACCTGAAAATATATAGCATTAACCCGCAAAGCGGCGTTAAAAAAGAAATCTATGACGAGCACCAGAAAACCTGGATCGACTGGTTTGATGCAGTTCCTTTCCTGCAAAATGGCCGGGGTTTCCTGTTGCAGAGCGATCGAACAGGCTGGTCGCACCTCTACCTCCATCATATGGATGGCTCCCTGAAAAAGCAGCTTACCTCCGGCAACTGGACCGTGAAAGAAGTATTGCAGACAGATGAAAAAAACCAGGTTATTTACTTTACAGCGCGCAAAGAAGCGTCTACGCGCTTTGATCTGTACAAGGTTAGTATGAAAACAGGGGCGATCACCCGTCTTACTTTCGGCCCTTATAACCATGTGATCAATATGGCGCCCGGCGGCAAATACTTCATTACTACCTATTCCAACCTGCAAACACCCGCTAAAATGGCTTTGCTGGATCATAATGGCAAGGTGGTACGTGAACTGGGCGACAGCAAAGGCAGCAGGTTTGAGCAGTACAACCTGGCCAAAACCGCGCTAAAAACTTACAAAACCCGTGATGGTCTTGAATTACCAATGACCATCATTATGCCCCTGCATATGCAGCCCGGCAAAAAATATCCTATCCTGATCAGCATTTATGGCGGTCCTAATGCCGGAACCGTTTATGATACCTGGAAACAAAGCCTGGTACAACAGTGGTGGGCACAGGAAGGCGTGATCCAGGTGGCGATCGACAACCGCAGCAGCGGGCACCTGGGCAAAACAGGGATGAACTACATCCACCGGCAAATGGGGAAGTATGAAATTGAAGATTATATGGACGCCGCCAGGTGGCTCCGTTCACAGCCCTGGGCCGATAGCAGCAAGATCTGTATGACCGGTGGCAGCTTTGGCGGATATATGACTTGTATGGCCCTCACCTATGGGGCAGAAGTATTCACCCATGGCATGGCCAACTTTGCCGTTACGGACTGGAAACTGTATGACAGCCACTATACAGAACGTTACATGGATACGCCGGCAGAGAACCCTGAAGGCTACCGATCAACCGCTGTAATGACTTATGCCGACAAGTATAAGGGCCTCATCCGTATTGTACACGGTACGATGGATGATAATGTACATATGCAGCACTGTATTCAGTTGGTAGACAAACTGGAAAATCTTAACAAACACTTTGAGCTGATGCTCTATCCTGGCGAGCGCCACGGTTGGGGAGGCTTAAAAAGTGCGCATTCTGCCGGTGAAACATACCGGTTCATTTACAATAACCTGCTGGATAAGGCATATCCGGCGGAGTTTCTGAAATAA
- the lysS gene encoding lysine--tRNA ligase — protein sequence MTQLSEQEIIRREKLQELQNMGIDPYPAAEYPVNDTSVNIKTNYSEETKAQFQEVCLAGRIMSVRDMGKAAFAVIQDKAGRIQIYIRRDDICPGEDKSGYDTVFKKLVDIGDFIGVKGYAFITKTGETSIHATEITMLAKALRPLPVVKSVEGQVFDEVTDPEFKYRQRYVDLVINPEVREVFIKRTKIMQTIRDFYNHLGYLEVETPILQPIPGGATARPFTTHHNALDMPLYLRVANELYLKRLIVGGFEGVYEFAKDFRNEGMDRTHNPEFTVMEMYAAYKDYEWMMRTTETLLEKIALTLHNTTEVQVGDKVIDFKAPFRRVTMFEAIQEHTGVDIAAMDEAQLREVCKQLGIHVDPKFGKGKLIDEIFGEKCEGHYIQPTFITDYPVEMSPLTKKHRSKAGLVERFELMVNGKEIANAYSELNDPIDQRERFEEQVQLMERGDDEAMYIDYDFLRALEYGMPPTSGIGIGIDRLTMLMTNQPSIQDVLFFPQMKQEK from the coding sequence ATGACACAATTATCTGAGCAAGAGATTATACGCCGGGAAAAATTACAGGAGCTGCAAAACATGGGAATAGACCCCTATCCTGCAGCGGAGTACCCGGTTAATGATACTTCCGTTAACATAAAAACAAATTATTCGGAAGAAACAAAGGCGCAATTTCAGGAAGTATGCCTGGCTGGCCGAATCATGAGTGTACGTGATATGGGAAAGGCTGCATTTGCCGTTATACAGGACAAAGCAGGCCGTATCCAGATCTATATCCGCCGTGATGATATTTGCCCGGGAGAAGATAAATCCGGTTACGACACCGTTTTTAAGAAGCTGGTGGATATCGGCGACTTTATCGGGGTAAAAGGCTATGCCTTTATTACCAAAACAGGTGAAACCTCTATCCATGCTACAGAAATTACCATGCTGGCAAAAGCATTGCGCCCGCTGCCGGTAGTGAAGTCTGTAGAAGGACAGGTATTTGACGAAGTAACAGATCCTGAATTTAAATACCGTCAGCGTTATGTAGACCTGGTGATTAACCCGGAAGTGAGAGAGGTGTTCATCAAGCGCACCAAAATCATGCAAACCATCCGCGACTTTTATAACCACCTGGGCTACCTGGAAGTGGAAACACCTATCCTGCAACCTATTCCCGGTGGCGCAACTGCGCGGCCATTTACTACGCATCATAACGCGCTGGACATGCCGCTGTATCTTCGGGTAGCCAACGAGTTATACCTGAAACGCCTGATTGTTGGCGGTTTTGAAGGGGTATACGAATTTGCAAAAGATTTCCGTAATGAAGGGATGGACCGTACCCATAATCCGGAATTTACCGTAATGGAAATGTATGCCGCCTACAAGGATTATGAGTGGATGATGCGTACTACCGAAACATTGCTGGAAAAAATAGCCCTTACATTACACAACACCACGGAAGTACAGGTGGGTGATAAAGTGATCGACTTTAAAGCGCCTTTCCGCCGTGTGACCATGTTTGAAGCAATCCAGGAACATACCGGTGTTGATATTGCCGCTATGGATGAAGCACAGCTGCGCGAGGTGTGTAAGCAACTGGGTATTCACGTAGATCCGAAATTTGGTAAAGGCAAACTGATAGATGAAATTTTTGGCGAGAAATGTGAAGGCCATTATATCCAGCCTACTTTTATTACCGATTACCCGGTAGAAATGAGCCCGCTGACAAAGAAACACCGCAGCAAAGCTGGCCTGGTAGAACGTTTTGAGCTGATGGTGAATGGTAAGGAAATTGCCAACGCCTATAGTGAACTGAACGATCCTATTGATCAGCGTGAACGTTTTGAAGAGCAGGTGCAACTGATGGAACGTGGCGATGATGAGGCCATGTATATTGATTACGATTTCTTACGTGCCCTGGAATATGGTATGCCGCCTACCTCTGGTATTGGTATTGGGATCGACCGCTTAACAATGCTGATGACCAACCAACCGTCCATCCAGGATGTACTGTTCTTCCCGCAGATGAAGCAGGAGAAATAG
- a CDS encoding universal stress protein — translation MKTILVPTDFSDTAYNAATYALALAPQLGVARIVLYHAYELIVPIPDVPTVVPMVNPDDLRDASLEGLEKMKKELTALLSPGLTIVTRADNTLLAATIDDVCRQEEADMIIMGITGGSKMEEILVGSNTIDVVKHTSCPVFVVPGAAKYKPIQKIVFACDLRKVADTTPVAPLKRLLSVFKAELHVINIDHESRHFTTDTPFETLMLDTLLEDYQPEYHFIDNPNIVQGIVEFAESIHADLILTIPKKHGLFESIFKRSHTSKLAYQTHIPLLTIHE, via the coding sequence ATGAAAACGATCTTAGTCCCCACTGATTTTTCTGATACCGCATATAACGCCGCCACTTATGCATTGGCGTTAGCGCCACAGCTGGGCGTAGCCCGCATTGTACTTTACCATGCGTATGAGCTGATCGTTCCCATCCCGGATGTACCTACCGTAGTGCCGATGGTAAATCCGGATGATCTGAGAGACGCCAGCCTGGAAGGTCTGGAAAAGATGAAAAAAGAACTGACTGCGTTGCTCTCTCCCGGCCTTACTATTGTAACCCGGGCCGATAATACCCTGTTGGCCGCCACTATCGATGATGTATGCCGCCAGGAAGAAGCAGATATGATTATAATGGGTATCACCGGTGGCAGCAAGATGGAAGAAATCCTGGTTGGCTCCAACACTATTGATGTAGTAAAACATACCAGTTGCCCGGTATTCGTGGTTCCTGGTGCCGCAAAATATAAACCCATCCAGAAAATAGTATTTGCCTGCGATCTGCGCAAAGTGGCTGATACTACGCCGGTAGCACCCCTCAAAAGGTTGCTGTCTGTTTTTAAAGCCGAGCTGCATGTAATCAATATTGATCATGAAAGCCGGCACTTTACAACAGATACCCCTTTCGAAACACTGATGCTGGATACTTTACTGGAAGATTATCAACCTGAATATCATTTCATTGATAATCCTAATATTGTACAGGGGATTGTAGAATTTGCAGAAAGTATTCATGCCGATCTCATCCTTACCATTCCAAAAAAACACGGATTGTTCGAAAGTATCTTCAAACGGAGCCATACTTCAAAGCTGGCCTATCAAACCCATATACCTTTGCTCACAATACACGAATAA